The following nucleotide sequence is from Streptomyces sp. HUAS CB01.
CCCGACGCCTCCGCTTCCGAGGCCGTGCGCGAGCGTGTGCTGCGCGAGGCCCGCGCGCTCGCCCGGCTCAGCCACCCCCACGTGGTGACGGTCCATCACATCGTCGACGCGGAGCCGCATCCGTGGATCGTGATGGAGCTGGTGCCCGGGGGCTCGCTCCAGGACAGGCTCGCCCGGGGGCCGCTTACCCCGCCGGAGGCGGCCCGCATCGGCCGCCAGGTGCTCTCCGCGCTGATCGCCGCGCACGCCGCCGGCATCCAGCACCGGGACGTCAAGCCCGCCAACGTCCTGCTGCGGCCCGACGGTTCGGCCGGCCCCGGCGGTGCCGCCGCCGTGCTCACCGACTTCGGGATCGCGGCGCTCCAGGGCTCGACCTCGCTGACCGCCACGGGCGAACTGATCGGCTCGCCCGAGTACATGGCGCCCGAACGCGTCCGCGGCCGCGACGACGACCCGGCGTCCGACCTGTGGTCGCTGGGGCTGGTGCTGTACGTGGGCGTGGAGGGTGTCAGCCCGCTGCGGCGGCCGACGACCCTGGCCACACTGGCGGCCGTGCTCGACGAACCGGTGCCGCCGCCCGTGCGTTCCGGGCCGCTCGCACCCGTGCTCCAGGCCCTGCTCGTACGGGATCCGGCGGCCCGGCCCGACGCGGCGCGGCTGGACGCGATGCTGGCGCAGGTCGAGGCGGGCAGGGCCCCGTACTGGGCGCAGCCCACGATGACCACGGCGGCACCGCCGCCGGCGCCCGGACCGGTTCCGCCGGTGCCGACCCTGCTGGACAGCCCGCGGCCGACCGCGCCCCAGCCGCCCCCGCGGCTCCCGGAGAGCCGGCGGGCGAACCGTACGCCCCTCGTCGTCGCCGTGATCGCGGTGGCCGTCGCGCTCACGGCCGCCACCGCCGTCGCGCTGGCGCTGCGGGACCCCGGAGGACGGACCACGGACGGCGCGAAGGGCTCCGGCGGGCCGTCGGGCCCTGCGGTCTCGGCCTCCGCGACGGCCGTGTCCAGCCCTGCGCCGGATCCGGGCACGACCCCGGCGGCCACGGTGACCGTCACCGCGTCGGCGACCCCCGGCACTCCGGCCGATCCCCCCGCGCCCCCGCCGTCGTCGGGCCGCTGGATCGCTCAGCTCTTCTCCGAGCCCGTCGGCTCCGGCACCGAGGCCCGCGACGTCCGGCTCGCCCGGATCCGCCAGACGGTCCCCGAGGCCCGGTTCCTGCGCAGCGACGACCACGCGTCGCTGCGCCCCGGCTACTGGGTCATCTACGCCGACGGGCCGTTCGACGACGGGCGGGCCGCGCTCAGGTTCTGCGCCGAACGCGGCCGCACGACGGCCAACAGCTGCTTCGGCCGCTATCTGAGCGGGCGCGCGGCGGACTCGGCGCTGCAGTGCCGTCCTCCTGCGGACAACCCGTCGGGGCGCTGCCGTCGCGGCTAGGCGTGTGGCGAAAGTCACTCCCGGCACGCGACGTCGGGCACGCACGCTCGCTGCGTTGTCGGAGTCGTCCACGTACGTCCGGTACGAGGAGGATCCTCCGCCGTGCGATCACACACCGGACGCCGAAGGCCCCGCCCTGCGGGCGGACGGAGCTACTTGCGCAACCCGCCCCGGGCCGCGTCCCCTCCCGGTCGCGGCTGGTCCGCGTCCCCGTCCTCCCCGAGCGTGTCGAGGAAGCCGAGGGCGACACGCCACGTCTGCCCGGCCGCCTCCTCGTCCCAGTCGGGGAGTTCGGGGTCCGTGAACAGGTGCCCCGCGCCGGGGTAGCGGTGGACCTCGACGTCCGCTCCCGCCCTGCCCATCTGCAGGTACCAGGCGGTGAGCCAGTCGTGCGGCTCGAAGGGGTCGGGGTCGGCGACGTGGAGCTGCACGGGCAGGTCCTCGGCCCGCGCGTTCTCCGCGATGTCCGAGGTGCCGTGCAGCAGCAGGAGGCCGCGTGCCTTCTCGTCACCGAGCGCCAGGTTCTGGGCGACGGCCGCACCCAGGGAGAACCCCGCGTAGACGAGCCCGCGCTCCGAGTGCGGTGCGGCGGCCGCGATCGCCCGCTTCAGCAGCTCGTCCACTCCGACCTCGTCCTTGTACGCCCTGCCCTCCTCCACGGAGTCGTACACCCGGCCGTCGAACAGGTCCGGGGTCCACACCGTGTGGCCTGCCGCTCGCAGCCGCTCCGCGGCGGCGAGAACGGCGGGGCGCAGGCCGTGTACCGAATGGAAAAGCATGATGTCCATGCGGTCAGGTTACGTTCGAAGGCATGGAGAACGTGCTGCGTCCGTTGATCGTCCTCGTCGGCTCGGTCCTGCTCACGCTGCTGCTGGGGTGGCTCGCCGATCTGCTGCTCCGCCGCGCGGACGCCCGCCACAGCGAGACCCCGCTGTGGGGGCTGCTGCGCCGCTGCCGGGTGCCGTTGCAGGTGGTGGTGCTCACCGCGCTGCTGCGGGGGACCTACACGGAGACCGCCATCGCGGTCGTCGAACGGAACGAGGCCCTCATCGGCCATGTCCTGACACTCGTCCTCATCGCCGCATCGGCCTGGCTGGTGGTGCGGATCGCCGCGGCGGTCGTGGAGGCCTCGTACTCCCGCTTCGCGGCCACCTCCCGGGACCTCGCGCGGGTCCGCCGCGTCCGCACCCAGGTCGCGCTGGTCCAGCGGATCGTCACCGCCCTCGTCGCCGTGGTGGCCTTCGCGTCGATGCTGCTGACCTTCCCGGGGATGGACAAGCTGGGGGCCTCTCTGCTGGCCTCCGCCGGTGTCCTCGGCATCGTCGCCGGTGTCGCGGCCCAGTCCACGCTGGGCAATCTGTTCGCAGGCTTCCAGATCGCCTTCGGCGACATGGTCCGCATCGGGGACACCGTCGTCGTGGACGGCGAGTGGGGCACGGTGGAGGAGGTGACACTCACCTTCCTCGCGGTGCGGACGTGGGACGAACGGCGCATCACGATGCCGGTGTCGTACTTCACCAGCAAGCCGTTCGAGAACTGGTCCCGCGGCGGCGTGCAGATGACCGGGACCGTCTTCTTCCATCTCGACCACACGGCGCCGGTCCACGAGATGCGCGAGAAGGTCCACGACATCCTGCGCGAGTGCCCGGCCTGGGACGGCCGCGACTGGTCGCTCGCGGTCACGGACACCACGCCCAGCACGATGGTGGTCCGCGCCGTCGTCACCGCGAAGGACGCGGACGACATCTGGACGGTGCGGTGCGCGGTGCGGGAGCAGCTGATCGCCTGGCTGTGCGACCACCACCCGCACGCGCTCCCGAGGATCGCCACGTCCCAGGCGGTCCCTCCGCCCGCCAGGCACACCCAGCCGGACACCCCGGCCCAGCGGACCGGCCGCGGCTGACCGGGGCTCCGCCCGGGATGTGTCGGACACGGCCTAGTGGCCGCGCTCCGCACCGCCGTTGACCTGGATGACCTGGGACGTGATGTGGGCCGCCGCGTGGGAGGCGAGCCAGCGGAGGGTCTGGGCCACGTCACCGGGGTGGCCCGCCCGGCCCGTGGACGTCTCGGCGACGAGCTGGCGGCGGCGGTCCTCCCCGATCCCGTCGCCGAAGAAGCCGGTCTCCTCGACGTATCCGGGCGCCACCACGTTCACGGTGATGCCGCGCGGCCCGAGGCGGCGGGCCAGGTCGTGCGCGTACGGGTGCAGGGCGGCCTTGGCTGCCGCGTACGCACCCGAGCCGGATCCCCGGTACGCCGCGATGGAGCTGAGGAAGAGCACGCGGCCGCCGGGCGTCGCCAGATGGTCCTCCAGGGCCTCGGTGAGGAGCACCGCAGTGAGGGTGTTGAGACGGAAGTTGAGGGTCCAGTCGTGGGCGACCGCCTCCAGCGGGTCCTCGAACCCGGGCGGGCTCTCCAGCCGGCCGTTGCCGCCCGCGCTGTGGACGAGCACGTCCACGGTGCCGTACTCCCGCGCCGCGAACTCCGCGGCCCGGCGGGCGCCTTGGGGTTCGCCCAGGTCCACCGCGCAGTAGCGTGCGCCGGGAATCCGCTCGGCCGCCCGTGCGAGCACCTCCTCGCGCCGACCGAGCAGCAGTACCTGCTCGCCGTCCGCGGCGAACACCTCCGCCGTCGCGAGCCCGATTCCCGTACCCCCGCCACTGATCACCACGGTGCGCGCCATGCGGCGATCCTACGACCGCCCACCCGCCCGGAGCCGGTCCGAAACCGCCCCGCGCGCCCCGCTTCGGGACACCGCGCCACGCGCGGACCCTCAGCGCAGACTGCGGACGTCCAGGTGCAGCAGGACGCGGTCGACGACCTCGGGATCCGTGCCCGGCTCGCTGCGCGCGGCGAGCACCTCGTGCCGGGCGGCCGACAGCATCTCGCGCTGCACCCGCTGGAGCGTCCGCTGCCGGCCCGCCCGCCGGGCGAACCAGTCCCGGCGCTCCTCGTCGACGATGTCCGGACTGATCCGGGTGCCGATGTCGTACGCCGCGCGCTGCAACCGTTCCGCGAGGTCCTCCGGCAGCTCCTCGACCTGTTCGATCTCCTTCAGCCGGTGCTTGGCCGCCTTGGCCGCGCGCAGCGCGAGGTCGCGTTCCAGGGCCCGTTCGGCGTCGGTGTCGGCCCGTACGCCGAGCCGCTTCACAAGCCAGGGCAGGGTGAGTCCCTGGAGGACCAGGGTCGCCATGATCACCGCGAAGGCGATGAAGATGATCACGTCCCGACCCGGGAACGGCGCCCCGTCCGCCGTGCGCAGCGGGATCGCCAGGGCCAGCGCGACCGAGGCGACCCCCCGCATCCCGGACCACCACATGACCACGGTCTCGCGCCAGCCGACCGGGATCTCCTCGTCGTAGTCGCGCCGTTTGTGGAGCCGCTTGGTCAGCCAGGTGGCGGGGAGCAGATACAGCAGCCGTACGCCGATGACGGTGGCGACGACGAGGCCGGACCACATCACCAGCAGGCCGCCCCGGCCGTCGGCGGTGCCGAAGACGTGGTGGAGTTCCAGCCCGATGAGGCCGAAGGCGACACCGGTCACGAGGGTGTCCACGACCTGCCAGAAGGTGTTGCCCGCGAGCCGCCAGAGGACGTCGTCGGCGTCGACGGCGTGCTCGGCGAGGTACAGGGCGGTGACCAGCACGGCGAGCACGCCGGAGCCGAGCAGGTCCTCGGCGAGCACATAACTGACGAACGGCACGAGCAGGGTGAGCCCGATCTGCAGGGTCGGATCGCCGAGCAGGCCCATCAGCCGCTTGGACAGCCAGCCGAGCGCGAGTCCGACCGCCACGGCGACGACGGCGGAGAGCACGAGTTCACGGGCGGCCCGGGGCCACGAGAACGTGCCGCTGACGACCGCTCCGATCGCCACGTGGTACAGCACGATCGCGGTCACGTCGTTGAACAGCCCCTCGCCCTCCAGGATCGACACGAGCCTGCGGGGCAGACCGAGGGAGCCCGCCACGGCGGTCGCGGCGACCGGGTCCGGCGGGGCCACGAGTGCGCCCAGGACCACCGCCGCGGCGATCGGCAGGCCGGGGACGACCGCGTGCGCGACGGCCGCGACGGCCGCGGTCGTGACGAAGACGAGGGCGACGGCGAGCAGGAAGATCGGCCGGACGTTGGCGGTGAACTGCCGCCAGGACGTGCGCTGCACGGCGGCGTACAGCAGGGGCGGGAGCAGCAACGGAAGGATGAGCTCGGGCGGGAGGGTGACGTTCGGCACGAAGGGCAGCAGGGCCAGGACGCCACCGACGAGCGTCATCAGCACCGGCGCGGGCAGCCCGAGCCGCTCCCCGAGCGGCACGGTGATCACGGCCCCCAGCAACAGCACGAACAGCAGCGCCAGTTGGTCCACGAGCACCCCTAGCCGGTCGACGGTCCGACGATCACCGCGTCCAGCGTGCCATGTGCTTCTCCCGATTCATTCGCACAGGCCCGCGTGACCGGCCTGCTGAACACCCGTCGGAAGCGCCGGCACACCGGGCACGGGGGCGTCCGGGGCGGACTGCGCCGACGGCCGCGGGCGCGGCGCCGGGGGCGGGGGCGGGCTGCAGCAACGACCGGCGGGCGCGGCGCAGCTACGCACGCGGCTCGCGCCCGTCAGACGGGCCGGATCTCCGCGGGCGACCCGGAAGTCCGGGCCAGTCGGCGCGGGCACGGCCGGGCACCTCCCGAGCGGCGCGGGCACGGCCGGACACCTCCCGAGCGGCGCGGAGACGGCCGGGCACGGCCCGAGCGGCGCGGAGACGGCCGGACACCTCCCGAGCGGCGCGGGCACGGCCGGACACCTCCCGAGCGGCGCGGGCACGGCCGGACACCTCCCGAGCGGCGCCGCTCGGGACGTGCGCGTCGTGCGGCGCCCGGGCAGTGTCCGCCGGACAGGGTGCGCGTCCCGCGGTATGGCGGCGGCATGACCGCGGGACGGCCGTCGGTCGGCCGTCTGTCAGCCGTCGGTCAGAGCGCCCGGCGCATCGCGCGGTGGGGGATGCCCGCGTCCGGGAATTCGGGGCCGTAGGCCTCGTATCCCAGGCGCTCGTAGAACGGGAGCGCGTGGGTCTGCGCGTGCAGGTCGACCGCGGTGAGGCCGCGCCCACGGGCCGCGGACTCGATCGCGCGGACGAGCGCCGCCCCGACGCCTCGGCCGCGCGCGGCACGGGTCACCGCGAGACGCCCCAGGGAGCCGACCGACGGGTCGCCGCCGGTCTTGCCCGCCGCCGCGGGGCCGTACAGCAGACGGCCGGTGCCCAGCGGGCCCTCCGGGCCGACGGCCAGCACGTGGATCGTGTCCGCGCCCTCGGCGTCGTACGCGTCGTACTCGATCTCCTGCGGCACCTGCTGCTCGACGACGAAGACCTCCTTGCGCACCGTGAAGCACGCCTCACGGTCCGCGGGATCCGTCGCCTCGCGGACGACGTAGCCGTCCGGGGCGACGTCGTCCAGCGGGCGCTCCGCGTGCCCGCTCACGCGCTCTCCGCCGCGATCCGGTCCAGCGCCGCCTGCAGGTCGTCGGGATAGTCGCTGGCGAACTCGACCCACTGACCGTCCGCGGGGTGCTCGAAGCCCAGGCGCACCGCGTGCAGCCACTGCCGGGTCAGCCCCAGCCGCCGCGCCATCGTCGGGTCGGCGCCGTACGTGAGGTCACCGACGCAGGGGTGCCGATGGGCGGACATGTGCACCCGGATCTGGTGCGTACGGCCCGTCTCCAGCTTGATGTCCAGCAGCGACGCGGCGCGGAACGCCTCCATCAGGTCGTAGTGCGTGACGGAGGGCTTGCCCTCCGCGGTCACGGCCCACTTGTAGTCGTGCTGCGGGTGGCGGCCGATGGGCGCGTCGATCGTGCCGCTCAGCGGGTCCGGGTGGCCCTGCACCAGGGCGTGGTACCGCTTGTCGACCGTGCGCTCCCGGAACTGCTGCTTCAGCAGGGAGTAGGCACGCTCCGACTTGGCGACCACCATCAGCCCGGACGTGCCGACGTCCAGCCGGTGGACGATGCCCTGCCGCTCCGCGGCGCCCGACGTCGAGATCCGGTACCCGGCCGCGGCCAGTCCGCCGATCACCGTCGGCCCGGTCCAGCCGGGGCTCGGGTGGGCAGCGACGCCGACCGGCTTCACGATCACGACGATGTCGTCGTCGTCGTGCACGATCTCCATGCCCTCGACCGGCTCGGCGACGACCTGCACCGGAGCGGGCGCCTGCGGCATCTCGACCTCGAGCCAGGCCCCGCCCCGCACGCGCTCGGACTTCCCCACGACCGAGCCGTCGACCTGGACCTTGCCCGCGGCCGCGAGCTCGGCGGCCTTCGTCCGGGAGAAGCCGAACATGCGCGATATGGCGGCGTCGACGCGCTCGCCCTCGAGGCCGTCGGGTACGGGCAGGGTGCGGGTTTCGGGAATCGTGCTCACCCGTCGAGTATGCCTTGTCGGTACCTGTGACCGGGCCCGCCTGTGGACGACCGGTCCCGGGGCCCGTCCGCCGGGGTTCGCGCCCCGGGTCGTTGCCCGCCCGTGCCGCGGCCGTGGCGGCCCCGCCCGGACGCTCGCCGGGCCCCGGGCCGGCCGGACCGGCTCAGTCCTTGTGGACGGTGCCGTCCGGGTCCAGGCCCTTGAAGGACAGGATCACGATCAGGATGCCGCCGCACACGATCGCCGAGTCCGCCAGGTTGAACACGGCGAAGTGCTTCGGCGCGATGAAGTCGACGACCGCGCCCTCGAAGACCCCCGGCGCACGGAAGATCCGGTCCGTGAGGTTGCCGAGCGCCCCGCCCAGCAGCATGCCGAGCGCGATGGCCCACGGCAGGCTGTAGAGCTTGCGGGCGAGCCGTGCGATCACCACGATCACCGCGGCCGCGATGATCGTGAAGATGATCGTGAACGCCTCGCCGAAGCCGAAGGCGGCACCCGGGTTGCGGACCGCCTCGAACCTCAGCCAGTCGCCGATGACCTGGATCGGTTCCCGGTGCTCGAGCTTCGCGACGACCAGCATCTTGCTGGCGAGGTCCAGCACGTAGGCCACCGCGGCCACGGCGAACAGGGCGAAGATCCGGCGACTGCCCCTGGGCCGCTCGGCGGGAGCCGCGGCCTCGTCGTCTACGTCCGGCGTACCGATGATGCGCTCCGCCTCTGCCACGTGAGTCCCTCAACCTAGGTGCTGACTGGTCACGAGGGTACGGCACACCCGTGCGGGCCCGGCTCCGGACACCGCTGCCCGGAGCCGGTGCCGCGGGGTCAGCCCCGGCGCTCCTGCTTCTGCTTGTCCTCCACGCACAGGGTCGCCCGGGGGAACGCCTGCATCCGGGCCTTCCCGATCGGGTTCCCGCACACCTCGCAGAGGCCGTAGGTACCGGCGTCCAGACGGTGCAGGGCCCGCTCGGTCTGCTCGACCATCTCGCGGGAGTTGGCGGCCAGCGCCATCTCGTGCTCCCGGGTGATGTTCTTGGTGCCGGTGTCGGCCTGGTCGTCCCCCGCGCCGTCCCCGGAGTCCCGCATCAGACCGGTCAGCGCCTCCTCGGAGTGGCTGATCTCGGCCTGCAGCCGGGCCAGCTCGCTCTCCAGCTCGGCGCGGGCCTCGGCGACCTCCTCCGGCGTCCAGGGGTCCTCCCCCGGCCGGACGGCGAGGTCTCCCGGTGCTGCGGCGACACGGGCCTGCGGCACCGGCGAGGCGGTGTCCTTCGTGGCCGTACCGGACCCGCCCGCGCTCTTCTTGGCTGCCACCGTCCTGGCTCCCGTCTGCTCCGCGGCCTCGACCGCTCCCTTGGCCGCCCTGGCGGCCTTCCCGGCGCCTGCCTTCGCAGCCGCCTTCCTGCCCGGCGCCTTCGCGGCAGCCGCCGCCGAGCGCCCCGCCGCCTCCTTGCCGGCCGCGGACTTCCTCGCGGCCGCGCTCTTCTTCGAGGCAGCGGCGGTCTTCCTGCCGTCGGTGGTCCTGCCTGCGCCCGTTCCCCCGCCCGCGGTCCTGCCCGCGTCCTTGGCCCCCGAGCGGGCGTCCGGCGCCGTCGCCCCCGCGTCCGGGGCCGTCGCGGTGCCTGCGGCCGCCGTCGCGGCGGCGGCCCGGGCCGTCGCCTTCCTCGCGGCCTTCCGGGCCGGCTCCTTCGCCGGCTCACCGGACGCGCCGCCGGTCCGCTCGGCCGGCTCCTCCGCCGGGTGATCCCGAGCACGGCCCTTCGGGCTCCGCGCCGCCGCGGTCCTCCCCGTGCCGGCCGACCGGGCCGTGGCGGACCGCTTGGCCGCGGCCGCCGTGCTCCTCCGCGCGGCCTTCCGCGCGGGCTCCGCGGCCCTGGTCCCGTCCGCGTCGTGCGCGTTCGCGCCGGAGGCGACGGTCTTCGTCACCCTCCTGGTGGTCTTCTTCGCGACGACGCTCTTCTTCCCGTTCGTCTGCTTGGCCGCCGCCCCCGCAGCGGCGGTGGACCTCGCTGACGCCGTCTTCTTCACGGCGGTCTTCTTCGCCACCATGGCCGCGGCCCCTTCACATATTGTGATCTTGCTCGCGAATCGTGCTGGGACGATAAATCGACCCCAGCGCCGCGGCAACGGGGCACGCCGCCTGTCCGGCCCGCCCCGCGCCTTCCCCAACGCGAGCCTGCATCCGTTGTGCCCAGCTCCCCGCCCCCTAATCCGCCGGGCGGGCGCCGCCGGGACCCACCCGCCCCCGTGTGGCCATTCGGGTCATGCGCGGCCCGGTCGCAGGCCCGGTCGCCGACCGTGCGGCGGCGGGGAAATCCGGTCGGCCGCCACACGCCCGGGCCCGTACACTGGGCGAAGCGAAAGGCGTGGATGGGGACGAGTAGCGTCGTACGCAGCCATGAGCGACCCGGGGACGGTGAGAGCCCGGGGGCGAGCGCGGTGCGAAGGATCACCCCGGAGCCGCCGGAAGAACGCCCACGGGCAACCCAGGGCCAGTAGAACCGGCATCGCGACCCCAATGAGGGGGCTCCCCGGCCGTGCGCCGGAGGGCCAAGGAGGGTGGTACCGCGGGAGCGCGCATCGGCTCTCGTCCCTCCGACGGAAGAGACACACTCCGTTGGAGGAGCCCGTACATGACGCCGCCGCAGTACCGCCAGGTGCCCGCCCAGGTCGACCTGCCCGCGCTCGAGCACGCCGTGCTCGACTTCTGGCGCGAGAACAAGGTCTTCGCGAAGAGCCTCGAGCAGTCCGAGGGCCGCCCCGAGTGGGTCTTCTACGAGGGCCCGCCCACCGCCAACGGCATGCCCGGCGCCCACCACATCGAGGCCCGCGTCTTCAAGGACGTCTTCCCGCGCTTCCGGACCATGCGGGGCTACCACGTGGCCCGCAAGGCCGGCTGGGACTGCCACGGTCTGCCGGTCGAGCTCGCCGTCGAGAAGGAGCTCGGCTTCAACGGCAAGAAGGACATCGAGGCGTACGGCATCGCGGAGTTCAACGCGAAGTGCCGCGAGTCCGTGACGCGCCACACCGACGCCTTCGCCGAGCTCACGACCCGCATGGGCTACTGGGTCGACCTCGACGAGGCGTACCGGACCATGGACCCCGAGTACATCGAGTCCGTGTGGTGGTCCCTGAAGGAGATCTTCGGCAAGGGCCTGCTGGTCCAGGACCACCGTGTCGCGCCCTGGTGCCCGCGCTGCGGCACCGGACTGTCCGACCACGAGCTGGCGCAGGGCTACGAGACCGTCGTCGACCCCTCCGTCTTCGTCCGCTTCCCCCTGACCTCCGGCCCGCTCGCGGGAGAGGCCTCGCTGCTGGTGTGGACGACGACCCCGTGGACCCTGGTGTCCAACACCGCGGTGGCCGCGCACCCCGGGGTCACCTACGTGGTGGCCTCGAACGGCGAGGAGAAGCTCGTCGTCGCCGAGCCGCTGCTGGAGAAGGCCCTCGGCGAAGGCTGGGAGGCCACCGGGCAGACCTTCTCGGGCGCCGAGATGGAGCGCTGGGGCTACCGCCGGCCGTTCGAGCTCGTCGAGTTCCCGGCCCCTGCGCACTTCGTGGTCAACGCCGAGTACGTGACGACGGAGGACGGCACGGGTCTCGTCCACCAGTCCCCCGCCTTCGGTGAGGACGACCTCAAGGTCTGCCGCGCGTACGGGCTCCCCGTGGTGAACCCGGTCCGCCCCGACGGCACCTTCGAGGAGGACGTGCCGCTGGTCGGCGGTGTCTTCTTCAAGAAGGCCGACGAGGCGCTCACCCAGGACCTGGACGCCCGCGGACTGCTCTTCCGGCACGTCCCGTACGAGCACAGCTACCCGCACTGCTGGCGCTGCCACACGGCGCTGCTCTACTACGCGCAGCCGTCGTGGTACATCCGCACCACCGCGATCAAGGACCGCCTCCTCGAGGAGAACGAGAAGACCAACTGGTTCCCCGACTCGGTCAAGAACGGCCGGTACGGCGACTGGCTCAACAACAACATCGACTGGGCGCTGTCGCGGAACCGCTACTGGGGCACCCCACTGCCCATCTGGCGGTGCGAGGAGGACCACCTCACCGTCGTCGGCTCGCTCGCCGAACTGGGCGAGCTGACCGGCGAGGACCAGTCGGGCCTGGACCCGCACCGCCCGTTCATCGACGCGGTCACCTTCGCCTGCCCGCAGTGCTCCTCGACGGCGACGCGGGTCCCCGAGGTCATCGACGCCTGGTACGACTCGGGCTCCATGCCGTTCGCGCAGTGGGGCTACCCGTACCGGAACAAGGAGATCTTCGAGAAGCGCTACCCGGCGCAGTTCATCTCCGAGGCGATCGACCAGACCCGCGGCTGGTTCTACACGCTGATGGCCGTCGGCACGCTGGTCTTCGACAGGTCGTCGTACGAGAACGTGGTCTGCCTGGGCCACATCCTCGCCGAGGACGGCCGCAAGATGTCCAAGCACCTGGGCAACATCCTGCAGCCGATCCCGCTCATGGACCAGCACGGCGCCGACGCCGTGCGCTGGTTCATGGCTGCCGGCGGCTCGCCGTGGGCGGCGCGCCGGGTGGGGCACGGCACGATCCAGGAGGTCGTGCGCAAGACGCTGCTCACCTACTGGAACACGGTGGCCTTCCAGGCGCTGTACGCCCGCACCTCGGGCTGGGCGCCGTCGGCCTCCGACCCCGCGCCGGCGGACCGCACGGTGCTCGACCGCTGGCTGCTCTCGGAGC
It contains:
- the lspA gene encoding signal peptidase II, translating into MAEAERIIGTPDVDDEAAAPAERPRGSRRIFALFAVAAVAYVLDLASKMLVVAKLEHREPIQVIGDWLRFEAVRNPGAAFGFGEAFTIIFTIIAAAVIVVIARLARKLYSLPWAIALGMLLGGALGNLTDRIFRAPGVFEGAVVDFIAPKHFAVFNLADSAIVCGGILIVILSFKGLDPDGTVHKD
- a CDS encoding TraR/DksA family transcriptional regulator, with the translated sequence MVAKKTAVKKTASARSTAAAGAAAKQTNGKKSVVAKKTTRRVTKTVASGANAHDADGTRAAEPARKAARRSTAAAAKRSATARSAGTGRTAAARSPKGRARDHPAEEPAERTGGASGEPAKEPARKAARKATARAAAATAAAGTATAPDAGATAPDARSGAKDAGRTAGGGTGAGRTTDGRKTAAASKKSAAARKSAAGKEAAGRSAAAAAKAPGRKAAAKAGAGKAARAAKGAVEAAEQTGARTVAAKKSAGGSGTATKDTASPVPQARVAAAPGDLAVRPGEDPWTPEEVAEARAELESELARLQAEISHSEEALTGLMRDSGDGAGDDQADTGTKNITREHEMALAANSREMVEQTERALHRLDAGTYGLCEVCGNPIGKARMQAFPRATLCVEDKQKQERRG
- a CDS encoding SDR family NAD(P)-dependent oxidoreductase; this translates as MARTVVISGGGTGIGLATAEVFAADGEQVLLLGRREEVLARAAERIPGARYCAVDLGEPQGARRAAEFAAREYGTVDVLVHSAGGNGRLESPPGFEDPLEAVAHDWTLNFRLNTLTAVLLTEALEDHLATPGGRVLFLSSIAAYRGSGSGAYAAAKAALHPYAHDLARRLGPRGITVNVVAPGYVEETGFFGDGIGEDRRRQLVAETSTGRAGHPGDVAQTLRWLASHAAAHITSQVIQVNGGAERGH
- a CDS encoding dienelactone hydrolase family protein; amino-acid sequence: MDIMLFHSVHGLRPAVLAAAERLRAAGHTVWTPDLFDGRVYDSVEEGRAYKDEVGVDELLKRAIAAAAPHSERGLVYAGFSLGAAVAQNLALGDEKARGLLLLHGTSDIAENARAEDLPVQLHVADPDPFEPHDWLTAWYLQMGRAGADVEVHRYPGAGHLFTDPELPDWDEEAAGQTWRVALGFLDTLGEDGDADQPRPGGDAARGGLRK
- a CDS encoding serine/threonine-protein kinase, with the translated sequence MNAPGELVDGRFELIERLGSGGMGTVWRARDTVLHREVALKAVRPDASASEAVRERVLREARALARLSHPHVVTVHHIVDAEPHPWIVMELVPGGSLQDRLARGPLTPPEAARIGRQVLSALIAAHAAGIQHRDVKPANVLLRPDGSAGPGGAAAVLTDFGIAALQGSTSLTATGELIGSPEYMAPERVRGRDDDPASDLWSLGLVLYVGVEGVSPLRRPTTLATLAAVLDEPVPPPVRSGPLAPVLQALLVRDPAARPDAARLDAMLAQVEAGRAPYWAQPTMTTAAPPPAPGPVPPVPTLLDSPRPTAPQPPPRLPESRRANRTPLVVAVIAVAVALTAATAVALALRDPGGRTTDGAKGSGGPSGPAVSASATAVSSPAPDPGTTPAATVTVTASATPGTPADPPAPPPSSGRWIAQLFSEPVGSGTEARDVRLARIRQTVPEARFLRSDDHASLRPGYWVIYADGPFDDGRAALRFCAERGRTTANSCFGRYLSGRAADSALQCRPPADNPSGRCRRG
- a CDS encoding Na+/H+ antiporter, translated to MDQLALLFVLLLGAVITVPLGERLGLPAPVLMTLVGGVLALLPFVPNVTLPPELILPLLLPPLLYAAVQRTSWRQFTANVRPIFLLAVALVFVTTAAVAAVAHAVVPGLPIAAAVVLGALVAPPDPVAATAVAGSLGLPRRLVSILEGEGLFNDVTAIVLYHVAIGAVVSGTFSWPRAARELVLSAVVAVAVGLALGWLSKRLMGLLGDPTLQIGLTLLVPFVSYVLAEDLLGSGVLAVLVTALYLAEHAVDADDVLWRLAGNTFWQVVDTLVTGVAFGLIGLELHHVFGTADGRGGLLVMWSGLVVATVIGVRLLYLLPATWLTKRLHKRRDYDEEIPVGWRETVVMWWSGMRGVASVALALAIPLRTADGAPFPGRDVIIFIAFAVIMATLVLQGLTLPWLVKRLGVRADTDAERALERDLALRAAKAAKHRLKEIEQVEELPEDLAERLQRAAYDIGTRISPDIVDEERRDWFARRAGRQRTLQRVQREMLSAARHEVLAARSEPGTDPEVVDRVLLHLDVRSLR
- a CDS encoding RluA family pseudouridine synthase gives rise to the protein MSTIPETRTLPVPDGLEGERVDAAISRMFGFSRTKAAELAAAGKVQVDGSVVGKSERVRGGAWLEVEMPQAPAPVQVVAEPVEGMEIVHDDDDIVVIVKPVGVAAHPSPGWTGPTVIGGLAAAGYRISTSGAAERQGIVHRLDVGTSGLMVVAKSERAYSLLKQQFRERTVDKRYHALVQGHPDPLSGTIDAPIGRHPQHDYKWAVTAEGKPSVTHYDLMEAFRAASLLDIKLETGRTHQIRVHMSAHRHPCVGDLTYGADPTMARRLGLTRQWLHAVRLGFEHPADGQWVEFASDYPDDLQAALDRIAAESA
- a CDS encoding GNAT family N-acetyltransferase; protein product: MSGHAERPLDDVAPDGYVVREATDPADREACFTVRKEVFVVEQQVPQEIEYDAYDAEGADTIHVLAVGPEGPLGTGRLLYGPAAAGKTGGDPSVGSLGRLAVTRAARGRGVGAALVRAIESAARGRGLTAVDLHAQTHALPFYERLGYEAYGPEFPDAGIPHRAMRRAL
- a CDS encoding mechanosensitive ion channel family protein yields the protein MENVLRPLIVLVGSVLLTLLLGWLADLLLRRADARHSETPLWGLLRRCRVPLQVVVLTALLRGTYTETAIAVVERNEALIGHVLTLVLIAASAWLVVRIAAAVVEASYSRFAATSRDLARVRRVRTQVALVQRIVTALVAVVAFASMLLTFPGMDKLGASLLASAGVLGIVAGVAAQSTLGNLFAGFQIAFGDMVRIGDTVVVDGEWGTVEEVTLTFLAVRTWDERRITMPVSYFTSKPFENWSRGGVQMTGTVFFHLDHTAPVHEMREKVHDILRECPAWDGRDWSLAVTDTTPSTMVVRAVVTAKDADDIWTVRCAVREQLIAWLCDHHPHALPRIATSQAVPPPARHTQPDTPAQRTGRG